The genomic segment ATGCAtatataacattattattattattattattattattatcaggaGCCATTGAAGAAgttgaaatgtatttaattattctAAGAGAGCAGACATTCCTTTAATCAATTTTGTAAGCCATGATCCTGAAAATAGGCAGAGAATTGTTAAGCACCTTTGccatatttttcaaaagacaacAGAGCTGAGGAGTAGGCTAGAGTCGGCAATTCTCCTGGCCAGAAGGGCCTTTTCCAGTTaatattctgcttttattttctccagaTCTTGAacttccctgcttccctgcccGGCTTCCTGGACCATCCTTGGCACTTATCCCAGTCATCATGACCTCCTGCCATATAGCTGCCCCTGAAAGCTGGGCATGTGCCAATAAGGCAAGTATTTCCTCCAAGGAATACTGAAGACCTCTTTCTGACCCAGATCCAGAGGCTTGAACTCTGAATCCAACCTCGTGATGCTGTGTTAagactctttttaaaatcaattacaGTGACATACAATACAgggctgggggaaaggagggttGCAGGCATTGCTATGGAAATTAATATAGTAATTAAgaaataagaatacaagaataaactctgtgttttgtgtactcacaactgtaaaccactTTTGTCCCACTCTgcacattagtttcaggtgtaaacaTAGTTGTTCACTAACTTTGTGTCTGTGgtggattttgtttttcagttcctGTTCAGACACTTGATTTTCCAGAGAGGATCTTATGGCCTCTTGTGACTCCAAAGTCATACTATAGGACTAGATTATGGCACTAAGGTTTAGTTTAATGATAAAATTCCTGTTGCCTAATGACTCCTTGTAGCTAATGTTGATCTTACTCTTCAGTTTGGTGCTATTATCATTAAATCTTTGTATTTTGATGTCCTAACCATGTGGAAGAAAAATATCACTCATATTGGTGAGTTCATCCTGGTGGGTTTCCGTGCTTCCCCTTGGCTTCAGgttctgctcttcttcctcttcctgatcACTTACTTGTTTGTGCTGTTGGAGAATTTAGTCATCATTCTCACTGTATGGGTCAGTGCATCCCTGCACAAGCCCATGTACTATTTTCTGGGCACCATGTCCTTTCTGGAGACCTGGTACATATCTGTCACAGTCCCCAAGATGTTGGCTGGATTCCTACTTTGCCCCAATACAATCTCCTTCCTGGGATGCATGACCCAGCTCTACTTCTTCCTCTCACTTGCCTGTACTGAATGTGTGCTGTTGGCtgccatggcctatgaccgctatgtggcTATATGTTGGCCTCTTCGATATCCACTCATGATGACCACCAGATTTTGTGTTCAGCTGATCATCAGTTCTTGGGTaagtggcttctccatttccatggCAAAGGTATACTTCATCTCCCAAGTTGCCTTCTGTGGCAATAACATCATGAACCATTTTTTCTGTGACGTGTCTCCCATCCTCAAACTGGCCTGCATGGACTTTTCTATGGCTGAGGTGGTAGACTTTGCACTAGCCATCGTCAtccttctgtttcctctctcAGCCACTGTCATTTCTTATGCCTTCATTGTATCTACCATCCTGCACATTCCCTCATCCACTGGGCAGCAGaaggccttctccacctgtgcCTCGCACCTTACAGTGGTGGTCATCTTCTACACAGCTGCGATCTTCATATATGTTCGACCTCGGGCCATTGCTTCATTTGATTATAATAAATTGATCTCGGTCATATATGCAGTCTTCACTCCCATGCTCAACCCTATCATCTACTGCCTGAGGAACAAGGAGGTCAAAGATGCCATCAGGAAAACCATGGGAAGTGGTCGAGCCCTTTTCTTGAGAGATTCTCTTTGCTGAAGAAGCTCAGACATTCCTTCTCTTTTCATCATTTGACGGAACCTCAAAAAACACCTTCATTTGGTGCAAATGTGTAGTTATAAAAATACAGACATAGTACAATAATTTAAGGAAAAGTAGCCAGATACCAAAGAAATCCTCTTTTGTGTTAGGccttattttgtgtttcttttgatAACACAGTGAGTGGAATAATCAGAACTCTAAGAGACACATGAGGGAGGaccaaaaaagaagaaggaattatCTCTAGAGGGAGGGCCCCTTGCcatacaggcttcccccattaggtgagtgttctaggaaccaatctgtatcagtgtaccagctggcattgttgtgagaggctccGTTGGCTTCGTGAATTTCTTTGtaaactctttcaacacatttgctcatttcatgatgggtgatttctgagtgcacctgcccacaccatgatgagtgttcagtttttgacTAAAATGGCATGACCCTTGTGTctcatcctccctattcacctgatcctatttcagcaacttttttttggtttccctggaTGTGGAAGCAGTGAAACCATTTGTCAGAAACACTAAAAGGTACTGAAATCAATGAGTTcaagaactgttttgagcagtgggaaaaacatctcaataggtgtattgcaagAAATGGAGAGTACCTCGAAGGTCTCTGAAGTTAaaacatgttaacataaatacacaattttttgcaaatatattccaGTTTTATTTGGTTCCCCCCTTGTATATTACTAAGAGTTGAAAAGTAATTTATTCCTTAATGAAGATTGTATTAAGAAATATCATTATTATCCAACTagtttttaagagttttatttgtGAGATGTTTCCAttttgattttgctttgttttaaatgtcCACTCTGTCTTAGAGAACACAGAGAGGTTCCACTGTAGTTGACTTCATGGCTATGAACTGTGTATTGCTTCCATGGGCATTAGAGGACTGGTTCCTTTTATAATCAACTGACTTTGTTGatatctcattttaaatattttttggaaacacaggaaaatatgAGAGATAAACGTCTTTGAAGTCTTCTTTATGTATAACTTTTCAtggtagaaagaaaaataactatgcatatttgtatatatttgtctatatatagttatatataatataatatatacatagaatttaaaatttccaACAAAAGAAGGAAGATAAAGCATGAAATCAtgtatgtttatacatatatcaatatatataaaattttatgctttcattcttttcctttgttgagatttctatatatataatttcttttcttggaTACAGTAGTCAGTGGCTGGACCCTAAGCAAAGCTAGTGGCAATTCATTAAAGCCTGGTCCTTTTTAGGTAAAGAGAGCATTGGCCTTGGTAAGAGACCAAATACTTGTTCTTAGATGGTACTTAGCTTGAATGAGTAGGATTTTCCCAAATTTCCCAGAAGATTCTccttctcatttgtttttattttagtttggaAAGGTGATGCAATATCCTAAGAAATACTATGCTTTCCTGTAGGCATtataaaatgatagaaaagcGATGGATTCTGTCTAGCTCTGAAACAATACTGGATGTATCAATTAAAGAAATATGGCCTGCCAAAAGTTGAAAGATAAGAGACATATTAATTTACCCcaacactttggaaaacacattTCATAAGGT from the Desmodus rotundus isolate HL8 chromosome 5, HLdesRot8A.1, whole genome shotgun sequence genome contains:
- the LOC123479603 gene encoding olfactory receptor 6B9; amino-acid sequence: MWKKNITHIGEFILVGFRASPWLQVLLFFLFLITYLFVLLENLVIILTVWVSASLHKPMYYFLGTMSFLETWYISVTVPKMLAGFLLCPNTISFLGCMTQLYFFLSLACTECVLLAAMAYDRYVAICWPLRYPLMMTTRFCVQLIISSWVSGFSISMAKVYFISQVAFCGNNIMNHFFCDVSPILKLACMDFSMAEVVDFALAIVILLFPLSATVISYAFIVSTILHIPSSTGQQKAFSTCASHLTVVVIFYTAAIFIYVRPRAIASFDYNKLISVIYAVFTPMLNPIIYCLRNKEVKDAIRKTMGSGRALFLRDSLC